One genomic region from Vicinamibacteria bacterium encodes:
- a CDS encoding putative Ig domain-containing protein, which translates to MLMLALGGCCDQAILTNQLPQGQVGGAYFASLRAECDVGQWFLISGTLPPGVGFNDEGVISGVPSRAGIFTFTVGVTKTGSVAPSDVNVSKGFEIVVVE; encoded by the coding sequence ATGCTAATGCTTGCTTTGGGTGGGTGCTGCGATCAAGCCATTCTGACGAACCAGCTGCCTCAAGGGCAGGTGGGCGGTGCCTATTTTGCTTCCCTGCGAGCCGAATGCGACGTCGGCCAGTGGTTCCTGATCTCGGGAACTCTTCCACCCGGCGTGGGTTTCAACGACGAAGGGGTCATCAGCGGCGTCCCGAGCCGCGCGGGAATCTTCACGTTCACCGTGGGCGTCACCAAGACAGGGAGCGTCGCCCCCTCGGACGTAAACGTCTCGAAGGGATTCGAGATCGTCGTCGTCGAATAG